One Thermosphaera aggregans DNA segment encodes these proteins:
- a CDS encoding bacteriohemerythrin has protein sequence MWAFKECLGIVTHGVRNDIHSLQKLLDVSEVTIVDRVRGDLSRILDKVSTANPEDHYFVEIFNEKLKTRCMLVSEGKKLLRIACGGLESNTSFNPEEFCRSIGDSEITLIKVVPPLFQWGNEMIYGFEPLDAQHERILRKWNELIEELIKGVGREIMIVENLINDVLEHLKFEEDLMRKYKYPRAKQHFKDHEDFRNLLKHILERAKEIGVLDALKENIGFVYAYLAHLNSVDRELAYFLRKNVF, from the coding sequence ATGTGGGCTTTTAAAGAATGCTTAGGAATAGTAACCCATGGTGTTAGGAATGACATACATAGTCTTCAAAAACTTTTAGATGTTAGCGAAGTAACCATCGTAGATAGGGTTAGAGGAGACCTATCCAGAATACTAGACAAGGTAAGTACTGCAAACCCTGAGGACCACTATTTCGTTGAAATATTTAACGAGAAGTTAAAGACACGTTGCATGCTTGTTTCTGAGGGAAAGAAGCTGTTGAGAATTGCGTGCGGAGGGTTAGAATCTAACACGTCCTTCAACCCTGAGGAGTTTTGTAGAAGTATCGGTGATTCTGAAATAACTCTTATCAAAGTAGTGCCTCCCCTTTTCCAATGGGGAAATGAAATGATCTACGGTTTTGAACCGCTTGATGCACAGCACGAGAGGATTCTTCGTAAATGGAATGAATTAATCGAGGAACTAATAAAAGGAGTAGGAAGAGAGATAATGATTGTCGAAAACCTTATTAATGATGTTTTAGAGCATCTAAAGTTCGAAGAAGACTTGATGAGAAAATACAAGTATCCTAGAGCTAAACAACACTTCAAAGATCACGAAGACTTTAGAAATCTGCTAAAGCATATCCTAGAGAGAGCCAAGGAGATAGGGGTGCTCGATGCTCTAAAAGAAAATATAGGGTTTGTTTACGCTTACCTGGCTCATTTAAACAGTGTTGATCGCGAACTAGCATATTTTTTGAGGAAAAACGTTTTTTGA
- a CDS encoding HD domain-containing protein — MAETYIPIYGYDIGGGLEMESSPSPFIPFNGQIRDVLYGYIDFVKGFEDKVIDSWAMQRLRYIYQLQAAHFIYPNATHTRFAHSIGVMHSSFKYITHLLRTSYHLPEECTYRKDIIGHQKEIIFAARLLGLMHDLGHGPFSHAFDKYVYKTREFLGYSVGNHEVVGYLLYRDFLRERIYEQALDSSKTLGLDPEVLISLLDEGMKPPRGMKDFTDLVNRSLLSDKDFYNPSSNDLSSMVRLVVRDYAYTSDIMDYLKRDSFFTGVPVGEINDDWIIRNTFLVEKNNMIIPGVTRKSLDEIARLFDARKIMYKNVYLHPVNVAFIEMIGYLLQCLKSRLVEIIEEILQKPDSLSKYFLLTDHSLYSMLANLIYEDVSTYECVDKELARKALQSLFIERKPVWKMIGRFNYNLKYAKHLFSERFGETYQKMLKEKISEEISSVLKDRNVNSSDILTIIDKVEIYPSSGSEVLDKIHVVEIRGSKVIDVEDLTYEEFAQQHGLIPEVLFTIYVNREKYKDLSSSDLKKAQESAEEVIKEALYGGGREAPETS; from the coding sequence TTGGCTGAAACATATATTCCAATATACGGGTATGATATTGGTGGCGGATTAGAAATGGAGTCTTCTCCATCCCCCTTCATACCGTTTAATGGTCAGATAAGAGACGTGTTATACGGGTATATTGATTTTGTAAAAGGGTTCGAGGACAAGGTTATTGATTCCTGGGCGATGCAGAGGCTGAGATACATCTACCAGCTTCAGGCAGCCCACTTTATCTATCCAAACGCAACCCACACAAGGTTTGCTCATTCAATAGGCGTAATGCACTCGTCTTTCAAATATATAACACACTTGCTTAGAACATCGTATCATCTACCAGAGGAATGCACTTATAGAAAAGACATTATCGGGCATCAGAAAGAAATCATCTTCGCCGCTAGATTGCTGGGCTTGATGCATGACCTGGGGCACGGGCCATTCAGCCACGCATTCGACAAATACGTTTATAAAACCCGAGAGTTTCTTGGATACAGCGTGGGCAACCATGAAGTCGTTGGCTATCTCCTCTACAGGGATTTTTTAAGGGAGAGAATATACGAGCAAGCCTTGGACTCTTCTAAAACACTCGGCCTAGACCCAGAGGTTCTCATATCTCTGCTTGACGAGGGCATGAAGCCTCCCAGGGGTATGAAGGATTTTACAGACCTTGTTAACCGGTCCCTCCTCTCAGATAAGGACTTTTACAACCCATCCTCTAACGACTTGAGCAGTATGGTTAGACTTGTTGTTAGGGATTATGCCTACACTAGCGATATCATGGATTATCTTAAAAGAGACAGCTTTTTCACAGGGGTTCCGGTAGGCGAGATCAACGATGACTGGATCATTAGAAACACTTTCCTAGTGGAGAAAAACAACATGATTATTCCAGGAGTGACTCGAAAATCCTTGGACGAAATAGCCAGGCTTTTCGATGCGAGAAAGATAATGTATAAGAATGTTTACCTCCACCCGGTGAACGTGGCGTTTATTGAGATGATCGGTTATCTCCTCCAATGCTTGAAATCAAGACTTGTTGAAATAATCGAGGAAATATTGCAGAAACCTGATAGCTTATCCAAGTATTTCCTCTTAACTGATCACTCCCTTTACAGCATGCTGGCCAACTTAATATATGAAGATGTTTCAACGTATGAGTGCGTCGATAAGGAATTAGCGAGGAAGGCGTTGCAAAGTCTTTTCATTGAGAGGAAACCCGTATGGAAGATGATAGGCAGGTTTAACTATAATTTAAAGTACGCTAAGCACTTATTCAGCGAGCGCTTCGGAGAGACTTATCAGAAAATGTTGAAGGAGAAGATTAGTGAAGAAATCTCCAGCGTGCTGAAAGATAGAAATGTCAACTCTTCTGATATCTTAACCATTATTGACAAGGTTGAAATATACCCGTCCTCCGGTTCCGAAGTTCTGGATAAAATACATGTCGTAGAGATCCGCGGTAGCAAGGTTATAGATGTAGAAGATTTAACATATGAGGAGTTTGCGCAACAGCATGGGCTTATTCCCGAGGTTTTATTCACAATCTACGTCAACCGTGAGAAATACAAAGACCTATCAAGTAGTGATTTGAAGAAAGCCCAGGAGAGCGCTGAAGAAGTTATAAAAGAAGCCTTGTACGGCGGAGGAAGGGAGGCGCCTGAAACTAGTTAA
- a CDS encoding COG2426 family protein gives MIGVNMLDLQSLLVVFILGFLPISEIRGAIPYAVIKAGEDANLMGFYILAGVLANLLIAPVALNILSTVEKIVMSEKFPRLLRNIYLKIVEKALEKASRMEKITLLSLALFVGIPLPVTGAWTGSLIAFLLRVDKKKAMVAISLGVLIASLIVYSAVYLGISILKTIFLL, from the coding sequence ATGATTGGGGTTAACATGCTTGACTTGCAGAGCCTATTGGTAGTGTTCATTCTGGGATTCCTGCCCATTAGCGAGATAAGGGGCGCTATACCCTACGCCGTAATTAAAGCAGGAGAAGACGCTAATCTAATGGGTTTTTACATTTTAGCAGGTGTCCTGGCAAACCTGCTCATAGCCCCGGTAGCGTTGAACATTCTCTCAACGGTTGAAAAAATAGTCATGAGTGAGAAATTTCCAAGGCTTCTTAGAAACATTTATCTCAAGATAGTGGAAAAAGCGTTGGAGAAAGCATCAAGGATGGAAAAGATCACCTTGTTATCCTTAGCATTGTTCGTCGGCATCCCCCTACCGGTGACTGGTGCGTGGACCGGGAGCCTGATAGCTTTTCTACTACGAGTTGATAAGAAAAAAGCCATGGTTGCAATTAGTCTCGGAGTGCTGATAGCATCGCTAATAGTGTACTCGGCAGTTTACCTCGGAATATCCATATTGAAAACAATTTTCCTCCTTTAA
- the fba gene encoding class I fructose-bisphosphate aldolase, whose amino-acid sequence MSYANIGKTVRLNRILRDGKAVVFAFDHGFEHGPWDFTSETIDPRGLLKKIVDAGVDAVMLTPGLAYVTRDSWLGRTSLIVKVTGKTNLRPEDQKMLQSLIGTVEEAVSLGADAVAATVYWGSQYEDVMLSRWVSIKEEAERYGYPCLQLAYPRGPSIKNMYDVEVVKYGVRAAIEVGADLIKTYYTGSWDTFREVVKASSGIPVLMSGGAPRKSFMDFLRDVEDVMKAGAQGVVVGRNVFMHENPALAIRAVMKIVHEGLTAEEAFKTMQ is encoded by the coding sequence ATGTCATACGCAAATATTGGTAAAACTGTAAGATTGAACAGAATCCTCCGCGATGGGAAAGCAGTCGTGTTCGCATTCGACCACGGGTTCGAGCACGGCCCATGGGATTTCACCAGCGAAACAATAGACCCTAGGGGATTGTTAAAGAAAATAGTTGATGCAGGTGTTGACGCGGTGATGCTAACACCCGGGCTCGCTTATGTTACACGGGACTCCTGGCTGGGGAGGACGAGTCTGATCGTGAAAGTGACTGGTAAAACTAATTTGAGACCGGAGGACCAGAAGATGCTTCAAAGCCTAATAGGCACGGTGGAGGAAGCGGTCTCGCTTGGAGCCGATGCAGTGGCCGCCACTGTTTACTGGGGTAGCCAGTACGAGGACGTCATGCTTTCTCGATGGGTTTCAATAAAAGAGGAGGCTGAAAGGTACGGGTATCCTTGTTTACAGCTCGCGTACCCGAGAGGTCCCAGCATTAAGAACATGTACGATGTGGAAGTGGTCAAGTACGGTGTGAGAGCAGCCATTGAGGTTGGGGCGGATCTGATAAAGACGTACTACACTGGTAGCTGGGATACTTTTAGAGAAGTGGTGAAGGCCTCTTCAGGGATACCTGTTTTAATGAGCGGTGGAGCCCCTAGGAAGAGCTTCATGGATTTCCTGAGGGATGTTGAAGACGTGATGAAGGCAGGTGCTCAAGGAGTGGTTGTAGGGAGAAACGTATTCATGCATGAAAACCCAGCGTTAGCGATAAGAGCGGTCATGAAGATTGTTCACGAAGGTTTAACCGCTGAAGAGGCTTTTAAAACCATGCAGTAA
- a CDS encoding carbohydrate kinase family protein, which yields MSSDIDVVTVGHALVDIRILVETFPGIDQESKVLEQSWGSGGSAVNVAIGVRRLGLKSSILAKIGFDSFGRIIVDDLLKEGVDISGLRISLGQTGFTIVAINKNGDITMYGFKGAAETLEPSDLSEYAISRAKWIHITSLRLDTTIEALRIAEKYGLKSSWDPGRVLASQGLEKVKPVVSRVNVVFLNHKEATLLTGMEDYKQAAKEIASTGPEVVIVKRGGKGVYVYSRDLEEEIPAYRVDNVIDTTGAGDAFASGFITGFLRGYNLRKSLQYGNAVAALKISSLGSHCVPTHDEVVKFIWEREGI from the coding sequence ATGTCAAGCGATATAGATGTTGTCACGGTAGGACACGCTCTTGTTGACATAAGGATTCTAGTAGAGACCTTTCCAGGAATAGATCAGGAGAGCAAAGTTCTCGAACAATCATGGGGGAGCGGCGGATCAGCTGTAAACGTTGCCATAGGGGTAAGAAGGCTAGGTTTGAAATCAAGCATCTTGGCGAAAATAGGTTTCGACAGTTTCGGTAGAATAATAGTCGACGATCTCTTGAAAGAGGGCGTGGATATAAGTGGTTTGAGGATAAGCCTGGGGCAAACAGGGTTTACCATAGTCGCTATTAACAAGAACGGAGACATCACGATGTACGGGTTCAAAGGAGCTGCTGAAACGCTGGAGCCTTCAGACCTTAGTGAATATGCGATTTCAAGGGCTAAGTGGATTCACATTACAAGCCTTAGACTGGATACGACTATTGAAGCCCTCAGGATTGCTGAGAAATACGGGTTGAAATCCTCGTGGGATCCTGGAAGAGTGCTAGCGTCACAGGGCTTGGAGAAAGTGAAGCCAGTCGTGTCCAGGGTTAACGTTGTCTTCCTAAACCATAAAGAAGCAACTTTATTGACGGGTATGGAGGATTACAAGCAGGCGGCTAAGGAGATAGCTTCAACCGGACCAGAAGTAGTGATCGTGAAGAGGGGTGGGAAAGGAGTATATGTCTACAGTAGGGACTTGGAGGAGGAGATCCCGGCTTACAGAGTTGACAACGTGATCGATACCACGGGGGCTGGAGACGCTTTTGCATCAGGCTTTATAACAGGCTTCCTGAGAGGATACAATTTGAGAAAATCTCTTCAATACGGTAATGCCGTGGCCGCGTTGAAAATCTCAAGCCTTGGATCCCACTGTGTGCCAACCCATGACGAAGTTGTAAAGTTCATATGGGAGAGAGAAGGAATTTAA
- a CDS encoding threonine synthase, producing the protein MFVKYLKCNRCGREYRLESKPVLCENNDLGRLDIIYDYEKLGKAFSIENLEKRPFNMWRYMEFLPVPSQEYVVSLGEGGTPLLKSTRLAEALGLRNLYLKDETRNPTGSFKDRAMSVSVSMAKFFGFKKATIASSGNAAASLAAYGAKAGIDVFAFVPDFAGYGKIAQLLYYGAKVFKVRWTEAEDPTVKMMRLVVEKYGFYPSPSFGVYNPYQIEGPKTISMEIIEQLGWRTPDQVFVPTGAGSLLTGVYNGFRDFNAVGLINKYPKMVAVQPEGNYPLVRAWLEKQDPLNIKPWEKPPETIATGLEDTFPWDGDAALKAMYATNGYGVVVTDDEIVQAMKLLASLEGVFAEPSGAAGLAGLIKALNEGLVDKDETVVVLVTGHGLKDPDIIRKTAGDAPLINPSLEELEKASEKYYKIRM; encoded by the coding sequence ATGTTCGTGAAATACTTGAAGTGCAACAGGTGTGGCAGAGAGTATAGACTAGAGTCTAAGCCTGTCCTGTGCGAAAACAATGACCTGGGCAGGCTGGACATAATATACGACTATGAGAAATTAGGAAAAGCCTTCAGTATTGAAAACCTTGAAAAAAGGCCATTCAACATGTGGAGGTATATGGAATTCCTTCCTGTCCCCAGCCAAGAATACGTGGTATCCCTCGGCGAGGGCGGCACCCCTCTTTTAAAATCAACGAGGCTGGCGGAGGCTCTTGGACTGAGAAATCTCTATCTTAAAGATGAAACAAGAAACCCAACAGGTAGTTTCAAAGACAGGGCGATGAGCGTTTCGGTTTCGATGGCAAAATTCTTCGGGTTTAAAAAAGCAACCATCGCAAGCAGTGGGAACGCGGCAGCATCTCTAGCAGCGTATGGAGCCAAGGCAGGGATAGACGTCTTCGCGTTCGTGCCCGATTTCGCCGGCTATGGGAAAATAGCTCAACTACTCTACTACGGCGCTAAGGTGTTCAAGGTAAGGTGGACTGAGGCCGAGGATCCAACTGTTAAAATGATGAGACTTGTCGTGGAGAAATACGGGTTCTACCCAAGCCCTAGCTTCGGAGTATACAACCCGTATCAAATAGAAGGGCCTAAGACAATCTCGATGGAAATAATTGAGCAGCTGGGATGGAGGACCCCGGATCAGGTATTTGTACCTACCGGGGCGGGGAGTTTACTCACAGGCGTGTACAACGGTTTCAGGGATTTCAACGCGGTGGGACTCATAAACAAGTATCCTAAAATGGTTGCTGTGCAGCCTGAGGGCAACTACCCATTGGTTAGGGCTTGGCTTGAGAAGCAAGACCCGTTGAACATTAAACCCTGGGAGAAACCTCCTGAGACCATTGCTACAGGGCTTGAAGACACTTTCCCATGGGATGGCGACGCAGCGTTGAAGGCGATGTATGCGACGAATGGATATGGGGTCGTGGTCACGGATGATGAGATAGTCCAGGCAATGAAGCTTCTTGCAAGCTTGGAAGGGGTTTTCGCAGAGCCTAGTGGTGCAGCAGGGCTTGCAGGATTGATTAAAGCACTTAATGAAGGCCTTGTCGACAAGGATGAGACGGTGGTTGTCCTAGTTACAGGGCATGGTTTGAAAGACCCCGACATTATCAGGAAAACTGCTGGGGATGCACCATTGATTAACCCAAGCCTCGAGGAGCTTGAGAAGGCGTCGGAAAAATATTACAAAATCCGGATGTAG
- a CDS encoding class I SAM-dependent methyltransferase, which produces MIQRDEAEACDWSEKCWNICGQALFRTLEYFRKALRYREAGWKSIDVSKYLKGRVLDVGAGRAGYLRKNISYQGLLVLMDPSYDDHSRVEMKTGNVMLLNADGLDIPLMDESFDVVISLAVLHHIPTRECRLVFLKEIQRVLVAGGLLILSVWFPSEKPRGKEVCDGVIVSSGLGDRFYHFYSIPELKSEVESAGFRVEKVETVVENPRKPAETRNILLTAVKQ; this is translated from the coding sequence ATGATTCAACGAGATGAAGCGGAAGCGTGTGACTGGAGTGAGAAGTGCTGGAATATATGTGGCCAAGCACTCTTTCGCACACTTGAATATTTTCGCAAGGCTTTGAGATACAGGGAGGCGGGATGGAAGAGTATTGACGTATCCAAGTATTTGAAAGGCAGGGTTCTCGATGTCGGTGCTGGACGTGCAGGGTATTTGAGAAAGAACATTTCTTATCAGGGGTTATTGGTATTAATGGATCCTTCCTACGATGATCACTCCCGAGTTGAGATGAAAACCGGCAACGTCATGTTGCTCAATGCTGACGGCTTGGACATTCCATTAATGGATGAATCCTTTGACGTGGTGATATCTTTGGCCGTACTACATCATATCCCTACTAGAGAATGCAGGCTCGTATTTCTTAAGGAGATTCAAAGAGTACTGGTTGCCGGAGGCCTTCTCATTCTTTCAGTCTGGTTTCCCAGCGAGAAACCGAGGGGAAAAGAGGTTTGCGATGGTGTGATAGTTTCATCAGGCCTGGGTGATAGATTCTACCACTTCTACTCAATACCCGAGCTTAAAAGTGAAGTAGAGAGCGCGGGCTTTCGTGTTGAAAAAGTGGAGACAGTGGTGGAAAACCCCAGGAAACCGGCTGAAACAAGGAATATTTTGCTAACAGCGGTTAAACAGTGA
- a CDS encoding cytidine deaminase → MTLNDEALISIAANALKNSYAPYSRIHVAASVLGSNGKVYTGVNVENASYGLTICAERSAIVQMVSDGERKPVKIAVVTDLENPIPPCGACRQFIAEFNPDAEIILHSASSGKTVKTRLSELFPNPFKL, encoded by the coding sequence TTGACCCTTAACGATGAAGCTCTGATCTCTATTGCGGCTAACGCGTTGAAAAACAGCTACGCACCATATAGCAGGATCCATGTCGCCGCTTCCGTCCTAGGCTCTAATGGGAAGGTTTATACCGGGGTTAACGTTGAAAACGCTAGCTATGGTTTAACGATATGTGCCGAGAGATCTGCTATTGTTCAAATGGTTAGCGACGGCGAGAGGAAGCCTGTAAAGATCGCTGTTGTAACAGACCTGGAGAACCCTATACCTCCATGCGGCGCTTGCAGACAGTTTATTGCAGAGTTCAATCCAGATGCGGAGATAATTCTCCACAGCGCTTCCTCGGGCAAAACGGTTAAAACAAGACTCTCAGAGCTTTTCCCCAACCCTTTCAAGCTTTAA
- the ileS gene encoding isoleucine--tRNA ligase produces MNTIEWRLEGRYSPHSVEDVVLKYWKDRNVYRLVKDRNVERTRKFNFIDGPPYPSGDVPHIGTAWNKSLKDAVLRYKRMQGFRVYDQPGYDCHGLPIEVKVEQKLGVRVKREIEEKIGVDRFIAKCRKLALDNAAAMTKWFIDLGVFMDWENPYLTLRNEYIEAAWWLVKKADEHGLLDKDTRIVHWCPRCSTTLAEYEIEYKELEDPSIYVKFPVVGQDKTYLVIWTTTPWTLPANTFVMIHPEAYYVKIRVGDETWVVAEERLNAFLDETGIKEYRVVEKIKGSSLVGVRYTHPLRDIVPLQAELEQYHTVLPAPEFVTMYEGTGLVHSAPGHGFEDFTVAVRSGIKNIASPVDDEGRFTSEAGKYAGMFVRDANPIIIQDLEERNALISKTSLIHKYPVCWRCKTPVFLRATQQWVIKVSKLKDKLQQEVEKVNWIPEWALDRIKSMLENLQDWVVSRQRYWGTPLPVWTCPNGHRVVVGSVADIEAFGGKPPSELHKPWIDEVVLKCPVCGSEMRRVPDVMDVWFDSGVCFYAAKGHPENLPLEDIVLDFIVEGHDQTRGWFFSLLRAGVLGFNLAPYKNVLVHGFMLDEQGREMHKSLGNYVGTNEAIAKAGRDPLRLWLLSNTTWEDAKFSWKSIEEVARDLSIAWNVFVFAKTYMALDGFNPEQARLESLMDALKLEDKWILSRINSLIEKSTLLLESYEVHTAVRMLREFIVEDLSHWYIRLIRPRVWVEENTRDKLAAYTVLYYVLDKLVRMLAPFTPFITEYIYQAMFKEHYREESVHLLEWPKADVSLINPELEETMVVVKKIFEAAASARMKVGLKLRQPVKTLTIYVNDTKISEVVMKNRELIKLIANVKNVETKPLSMLKEVTKYKVEPVYSVLGPRFKQKTRLVIAYIMENQDKVALDIISGKTHEAVIEGEQVVIDDSCVKITPYFIEGYSVVDIEWGSIAIDTRLSEEEMAEGLARDLVRRIQVMRKMLNLSLDAKIRVVIIAPQEREHVILSKVDYIAGETRAVELKVSTNPNLLADFKGLVREWDIEGETYHIGVEQV; encoded by the coding sequence TTGAACACCATTGAATGGCGGCTGGAGGGGAGGTATAGTCCTCATAGCGTAGAGGATGTTGTCTTAAAATACTGGAAAGATAGAAATGTATACAGGCTTGTTAAGGACAGGAACGTGGAAAGAACTCGAAAGTTCAATTTTATAGATGGTCCACCATACCCGTCCGGGGACGTCCCTCACATAGGCACTGCCTGGAACAAATCCTTGAAGGATGCTGTACTAAGATATAAGCGGATGCAGGGGTTTAGGGTATACGATCAACCAGGGTACGACTGCCACGGCTTACCCATAGAGGTGAAGGTCGAGCAGAAGCTAGGGGTTAGGGTAAAGAGAGAGATCGAGGAGAAGATAGGCGTAGACAGGTTTATCGCCAAGTGCCGCAAGCTAGCACTGGATAACGCGGCAGCAATGACCAAATGGTTCATCGACCTAGGAGTCTTCATGGATTGGGAGAATCCTTACCTAACATTGAGGAATGAGTATATTGAAGCCGCATGGTGGCTTGTTAAAAAAGCCGACGAGCACGGATTGCTGGATAAGGATACGAGGATAGTTCACTGGTGTCCGAGATGTTCTACAACACTTGCAGAATACGAGATTGAATATAAAGAGCTAGAAGACCCCAGCATTTACGTGAAATTCCCAGTCGTTGGACAGGATAAAACATATCTTGTAATATGGACGACAACTCCGTGGACTCTACCGGCAAATACCTTTGTAATGATACATCCTGAAGCTTACTATGTCAAGATCAGGGTCGGTGATGAAACATGGGTAGTTGCAGAGGAGAGATTGAATGCTTTTCTTGACGAAACAGGCATTAAGGAATATCGAGTAGTCGAGAAAATAAAGGGTAGCTCGCTGGTAGGGGTCAGATACACCCATCCCTTGAGAGATATTGTACCGCTACAGGCTGAACTAGAACAGTATCACACGGTTTTGCCCGCGCCTGAGTTCGTAACCATGTATGAGGGAACAGGTCTCGTCCACAGCGCACCCGGACACGGGTTCGAAGACTTCACGGTAGCGGTCAGGTCGGGCATTAAAAACATTGCAAGCCCAGTGGATGATGAAGGGAGGTTTACAAGCGAGGCAGGCAAGTATGCTGGCATGTTTGTCAGAGATGCAAACCCCATTATCATCCAAGACCTTGAGGAGAGAAACGCGTTGATTTCCAAAACCTCACTCATACACAAATACCCTGTCTGCTGGCGTTGTAAGACACCGGTATTCCTCAGGGCAACCCAGCAGTGGGTGATCAAAGTATCAAAGCTCAAAGATAAGCTTCAACAAGAGGTTGAGAAGGTTAACTGGATACCTGAATGGGCTCTCGACAGAATTAAAAGCATGCTTGAAAACCTGCAGGACTGGGTTGTTTCAAGGCAGAGGTACTGGGGTACTCCACTACCTGTTTGGACATGCCCTAACGGTCACAGAGTAGTGGTGGGGAGCGTTGCAGATATTGAGGCTTTTGGAGGAAAACCTCCGAGCGAGCTTCACAAGCCTTGGATAGATGAAGTCGTGTTAAAGTGTCCTGTGTGTGGTTCCGAAATGCGCAGGGTTCCTGACGTGATGGACGTCTGGTTCGACAGTGGTGTTTGCTTCTACGCGGCCAAGGGGCATCCGGAGAACCTACCCCTTGAAGACATAGTTCTCGACTTCATCGTTGAGGGGCATGATCAAACTCGGGGCTGGTTCTTCTCCCTTCTCAGAGCCGGAGTGCTAGGCTTCAACCTTGCTCCTTATAAGAATGTCCTCGTCCACGGGTTCATGCTTGACGAACAGGGCAGAGAAATGCATAAAAGCCTTGGAAACTACGTTGGAACAAACGAAGCAATCGCAAAGGCAGGGAGAGACCCGCTGAGGCTATGGTTGTTATCGAACACTACATGGGAGGATGCTAAATTCTCCTGGAAAAGTATTGAGGAAGTGGCTAGAGATCTCTCCATAGCGTGGAACGTGTTTGTTTTCGCCAAGACTTACATGGCTTTAGACGGGTTCAATCCTGAGCAGGCAAGGCTTGAGAGTTTAATGGATGCTTTGAAACTAGAAGACAAGTGGATATTGAGTAGGATTAATTCTTTAATTGAGAAGTCAACGTTATTACTAGAGAGTTATGAAGTCCACACCGCTGTAAGAATGCTCCGTGAATTCATCGTTGAAGATCTCAGCCACTGGTACATAAGATTGATAAGGCCCAGGGTCTGGGTTGAGGAGAACACGAGGGATAAGCTCGCCGCTTACACGGTTCTCTACTATGTTCTAGATAAATTAGTACGGATGCTTGCACCTTTCACCCCGTTCATCACGGAGTATATTTACCAAGCAATGTTCAAAGAGCACTATAGGGAGGAATCCGTTCACCTGCTCGAGTGGCCCAAAGCCGACGTATCTCTCATAAATCCGGAGCTGGAGGAGACAATGGTTGTTGTGAAAAAGATTTTTGAAGCAGCAGCATCCGCAAGAATGAAGGTGGGATTGAAACTCAGGCAGCCCGTTAAAACCCTAACCATTTACGTTAACGACACTAAGATAAGTGAAGTAGTTATGAAAAACCGAGAGCTCATAAAGCTTATCGCTAACGTCAAAAATGTTGAAACCAAGCCCCTCTCAATGCTTAAAGAAGTCACCAAGTACAAGGTTGAGCCAGTTTACAGCGTGTTAGGGCCAAGGTTCAAGCAGAAAACGCGGTTGGTGATAGCCTACATTATGGAAAACCAGGATAAAGTAGCATTGGACATAATCAGTGGGAAAACGCATGAAGCCGTTATTGAAGGTGAGCAGGTAGTAATCGATGACTCCTGCGTTAAGATAACCCCCTACTTCATTGAAGGCTACTCTGTTGTGGATATTGAGTGGGGTAGCATCGCAATCGATACAAGGCTCAGCGAGGAGGAGATGGCGGAGGGACTAGCGAGAGACCTGGTTAGGAGGATACAAGTTATGCGGAAAATGCTAAATCTCTCACTAGACGCAAAGATTAGAGTCGTTATTATTGCCCCTCAGGAGAGAGAACACGTGATCCTCTCTAAGGTTGACTACATCGCAGGCGAAACAAGAGCTGTGGAACTCAAAGTCTCAACAAACCCGAATCTTCTCGCGGATTTCAAGGGATTGGTAAGGGAGTGGGATATTGAAGGAGAAACATACCACATAGGGGTTGAACAGGTTTGA